A genomic window from Clostridium aceticum includes:
- the chrA gene encoding chromate efflux transporter, giving the protein METIKWSTFLKDVFICSLGAYGGPEAHYGVFTEQLVMKKKYLTEEELVELIALTGILPGPSSTQTIVAIGHKMGGPLLAFLTILVWALPVLTLMMLLSFLSQFFSSMNISQDVLRYIGPIAVGFIVVAAYRIGRKVVKDKITLLLLIMGGVITYFIRAPWIFPLVLIIGGVVSIITSEEKDLWNRVKLTPPWKYLIAFGIFALGSLLLTFVWDNRILRLFESFYRYGYLVIGGGQVVVPLMYSELVEVNQYMTNQEFLTGFGLVQGLPGPMFSFSAYAGGMAARGGSVLTQVLGAIAGGIGIFLPGLLLIYFVYPIWENLKKIKGIKVSLKGITAVAGGLITVAAIILMQKSGFAIDNTLVMLSTVVLLVTKKIPAPLIVLAALAAGFIL; this is encoded by the coding sequence ATGGAAACTATTAAATGGAGTACATTTCTTAAAGATGTATTCATTTGTTCTTTGGGGGCTTACGGAGGTCCTGAAGCCCATTACGGTGTTTTTACAGAGCAACTGGTTATGAAGAAAAAGTATTTAACTGAAGAAGAACTGGTTGAACTGATCGCTTTAACAGGAATTTTACCTGGTCCAAGTAGTACACAAACCATTGTTGCCATTGGGCATAAAATGGGAGGGCCATTGTTAGCTTTTCTAACTATATTGGTATGGGCTTTACCGGTACTTACATTGATGATGTTACTTTCATTTTTAAGCCAATTTTTTAGCAGCATGAATATATCGCAGGATGTGCTGCGCTATATCGGTCCCATAGCCGTAGGATTTATTGTCGTAGCTGCATATCGCATAGGGCGCAAGGTAGTAAAAGACAAGATCACTTTGCTGTTATTGATAATGGGAGGGGTAATCACTTACTTTATTCGGGCACCTTGGATCTTTCCGTTGGTATTGATTATTGGTGGCGTGGTAAGTATTATTACTTCAGAAGAGAAGGATCTTTGGAACCGTGTTAAATTAACCCCTCCTTGGAAGTACCTTATTGCCTTTGGAATCTTTGCATTAGGAAGCCTTCTTCTTACTTTTGTATGGGATAACAGAATTCTCCGTTTGTTTGAAAGTTTTTACCGCTATGGTTACCTAGTTATCGGAGGCGGACAGGTAGTAGTACCGCTAATGTATAGTGAGTTAGTAGAAGTGAATCAGTATATGACAAATCAGGAGTTTTTAACTGGCTTTGGACTGGTACAAGGACTACCAGGGCCGATGTTTAGCTTTAGCGCCTATGCAGGCGGGATGGCAGCCCGTGGAGGAAGTGTATTAACCCAAGTTCTGGGTGCTATTGCAGGAGGGATAGGAATATTTTTGCCAGGTCTACTTTTAATTTACTTCGTATATCCAATATGGGAAAACTTAAAGAAGATTAAAGGAATTAAAGTATCTTTGAAAGGTATTACTGCTGTTGCTGGTGGACTTATTACCGTGGCTGCAATAATCCTGATGCAAAAGAGTGGATTTGCAATCGATAATACTCTTGTTATGCTTAGTACCGTTGTACTTCTAGTTACAAAAAAAATTCCAGCACCATTGATCGTATTAGCTGCTTTAGCCGCAGGATTCATTTTGTAA
- a CDS encoding helix-turn-helix transcriptional regulator — MINMNLKNLRKFYRYTQEEIADKIGVSRQAVAKWENRETISDISNCISRVIWGDIG; from the coding sequence ATGATTAATATGAATCTAAAAAACTTACGTAAGTTTTACAGATATACTCAGGAGGAGATTGCTGATAAAATAGGGGTTTCTAGACAAGCTGTTGCAAAATGGGAAAATAGAGAAACAATATCTGATATAAGTAATTGCATTAGCAGAGTTATATGGGGTGACATTGGATGA
- a CDS encoding DUF2196 domain-containing protein produces the protein MRLGLHEYAFDVYFKSDVLPEDDVRDHVLVSMYNKIDLSIDPPTIFKDEQILNSLRYKVSWNRYGVCSYDCGPLAIGREGFVPLGFYVYDDFKSNKEALRTSSHKHPHGIKVMLESGVVGNNIKRAYLPCCEI, from the coding sequence TTGAGGCTTGGACTTCATGAATATGCTTTTGATGTATACTTTAAATCTGATGTACTGCCTGAAGATGATGTAAGAGATCATGTTTTGGTTTCCATGTACAATAAAATTGATTTATCAATTGATCCGCCCACAATCTTTAAAGATGAACAAATCTTAAATTCCTTGAGATATAAGGTTTCATGGAATCGATATGGTGTATGCAGTTATGACTGCGGACCATTAGCAATTGGGAGGGAAGGGTTTGTTCCATTGGGATTTTATGTGTATGATGACTTTAAGAGCAACAAAGAAGCTTTAAGAACCAGTTCTCATAAGCATCCTCATGGCATTAAAGTGATGCTAGAGAGTGGAGTTGTTGGAAACAATATTAAAAGAGCATATTTACCCTGTTGTGAAATATAA
- a CDS encoding TspO/MBR family protein has protein sequence MRKLHSLNKGSIVGFIIAIAIPLAVGSLSSFFTRDTMQQYQNLIQPSFAPPGWVFPVVWTILYVLMGIASYRIYSLGFKDPQVKSALLFYAAQLFVNFFWTIIFFRFEQRGFALVWLILLWVLIVITTAKFYRLDKIAGYLMVPYILWVSFAGLLNYSVWQLNR, from the coding sequence ATGCGAAAATTACATTCTCTTAACAAAGGAAGTATTGTAGGTTTTATTATTGCTATAGCAATACCTCTAGCTGTAGGTTCATTAAGCTCGTTTTTTACTAGAGATACAATGCAGCAATATCAAAATTTAATCCAACCTTCATTTGCTCCCCCTGGATGGGTATTTCCTGTTGTTTGGACTATATTATATGTACTTATGGGAATTGCATCATATAGAATATATAGTCTTGGCTTCAAAGATCCACAAGTAAAAAGCGCGTTATTATTCTATGCAGCACAGCTTTTCGTGAACTTTTTCTGGACTATAATATTTTTCAGGTTTGAACAAAGAGGATTTGCTTTAGTATGGTTGATATTATTGTGGGTATTGATCGTTATTACTACTGCTAAATTTTATAGACTGGATAAAATTGCAGGGTATTTAATGGTTCCATACATACTTTGGGTAAGTTTTGCTGGACTATTGAATTATTCTGTATGGCAGTTAAATAGATGA
- a CDS encoding AbrB/MazE/SpoVT family DNA-binding domain-containing protein: MDDLVNYKEEKGVNGPQPKGKHIFGLVKVGECGQIVIPKKAREICKIAAGDSLLVLGDEAQGGLAIM, from the coding sequence TTGGATGATTTAGTAAATTACAAGGAAGAAAAAGGTGTAAATGGACCTCAACCCAAGGGAAAACATATATTTGGATTAGTAAAGGTTGGAGAATGTGGACAAATTGTTATTCCTAAAAAGGCTAGGGAAATATGCAAAATCGCAGCAGGTGATAGCCTACTAGTTTTGGGAGATGAGGCACAGGGTGGTTTGGCAATTATGTAA
- a CDS encoding YxeA family protein yields the protein MKKTFVILAILMLVGVFTACDINRIGKNNVYIEVIEPTEIMEDRLTSEEVITRYIYKQKAFDKKGKPIDVEFSAGKELRQGAYLMLYVKNENEVTSYDEVKWDEIPNDAQIELENYYSEN from the coding sequence TTGAAAAAGACATTTGTTATTTTAGCTATATTAATGTTGGTAGGAGTATTTACTGCTTGTGATATTAATAGGATTGGAAAAAATAATGTATATATAGAAGTTATAGAACCTACAGAAATTATGGAAGATAGGTTGACTAGTGAGGAAGTAATAACTAGATATATATACAAGCAAAAAGCCTTTGATAAAAAAGGAAAACCAATAGATGTAGAATTCTCTGCAGGTAAAGAATTACGACAAGGTGCATATTTAATGCTCTATGTTAAGAATGAAAACGAAGTAACATCTTATGATGAAGTAAAGTGGGATGAAATCCCAAATGATGCACAAATAGAACTGGAAAATTATTATAGTGAAAATTAA
- a CDS encoding tetratricopeptide repeat protein: protein MKLEAYIRKFERRVKKHPDDWQMHRKIGKRLVYKLKKKVKRNPKDTKLINWCGIIALEINDIDLALQMFQRAVAINPNVQTLNNLAYFYQIEYDDHQRAVELLGKAIKLNPSSKFPYGLLGEAYLDLELYQKAEETFKKAIGIEESSSLLNNLGVALYKQEKIKEAAVCFQKAWEFENRMKDDYLDSILNYDVWDEYLNSVLSYGVSLAQLGNIKEAEEVAEKLKLYVKRYLEAGKNPIHLDIGFLEIAEIYYEVHSYAKANEMFHAAQGPKMFYGISPRWISQYQYSLLQCGNLQEAEALLKKVILDTQKLMEEILKDDYYTHEEQLEHIKDYVQDIEQYKALFQKVREGHRPLIDFHPQVMGSCYMFGCIRHGTAEYEE from the coding sequence ATGAAATTAGAGGCCTATATAAGAAAATTTGAGAGAAGAGTAAAAAAGCATCCTGATGATTGGCAGATGCATAGGAAAATAGGAAAGAGGTTGGTTTATAAGCTTAAGAAAAAGGTAAAAAGAAATCCTAAAGACACAAAGCTAATCAACTGGTGTGGTATTATAGCATTAGAAATTAACGATATAGATCTGGCCCTACAGATGTTTCAAAGAGCTGTAGCCATCAACCCTAATGTTCAGACATTAAATAATCTTGCATATTTCTATCAAATTGAGTACGATGACCATCAAAGAGCTGTAGAATTATTGGGAAAGGCTATAAAGCTGAATCCCAGCTCAAAATTTCCCTATGGACTGTTGGGGGAAGCCTATTTAGATTTGGAGCTTTACCAAAAGGCGGAAGAGACTTTTAAAAAGGCTATTGGTATTGAAGAAAGTTCTTCACTTTTAAATAATTTAGGGGTTGCTTTGTATAAGCAAGAGAAAATCAAAGAAGCAGCAGTTTGTTTTCAAAAAGCATGGGAATTTGAAAATAGGATGAAGGATGATTATCTAGATTCAATCCTTAACTATGACGTTTGGGATGAATATCTTAATTCTGTCCTTAGCTACGGTGTTTCCTTGGCTCAGCTAGGAAATATAAAAGAGGCTGAAGAAGTAGCAGAGAAATTAAAGTTATACGTAAAGCGTTATTTAGAAGCAGGAAAAAATCCAATTCATTTAGATATTGGTTTTCTAGAAATAGCTGAAATCTACTATGAAGTCCATAGCTACGCTAAGGCAAATGAGATGTTTCATGCTGCACAGGGGCCTAAGATGTTCTATGGAATTTCCCCTAGATGGATTAGCCAATATCAGTATTCTTTATTACAGTGTGGAAATTTGCAGGAGGCAGAAGCATTGCTTAAAAAGGTAATCTTGGATACCCAGAAGTTAATGGAGGAAATCCTGAAAGATGATTATTATACCCATGAGGAGCAGCTAGAGCACATAAAAGATTATGTCCAGGATATAGAACAATATAAGGCTTTATTCCAGAAGGTTAGAGAAGGTCATCGTCCTTTGATAGACTTCCATCCTCAAGTAATGGGAAGCTGTTATATGTTTGGTTGTATACGGCACGGAACGGCAGAGTATGAGGAGTAA
- the cls gene encoding cardiolipin synthase, with translation MKFVKKFVLHRITLLVIAVLLQLGVLISVISKFNDYFIFFYGGSILISIAVVLGIINNHTNPSYKIAWIIAILLFPIFGGLFYIFWGRNKLSKRAKHKMKSIADRTKKALPPQESIIRELEEENEIAANQSRYIQNYGYYPPYHNTVSEYLPIGEIKFEKLKEELRKAEHYIFVEYFIIEEGIMWDSILDILVEKASKGVDVRVIYDDAGCLFTLPYRYNKKLEKMGIKCCVFNPLVPLLSPMLNNRDHRKITIIDGHTGFTGGINLADEYINKFQKHGHWKDSAIMLKGEAVWSMTVMFLSMWDYIRGIAEDFQQFKPITLPQVKLRNGLGYIQPFSDSPLDEETVGEIVYLNLINKARKYVYITTPYLIIDNEMVTALTSAAKGGVDIRIITPHCADKWYVHAVTRSYYRVLIESGVKIYEYTPGFIHSKTYISDDEYGVVGTINMDYRSLYLHFECGVWMYNCSGVMEMKKDFLDTLKLCRKITLEDLQNVKWHKAVGSSILRVFAPLM, from the coding sequence ATGAAATTTGTTAAAAAATTTGTGTTGCACAGAATTACTCTCTTAGTTATTGCAGTACTGTTACAGTTAGGAGTTTTGATAAGCGTAATCTCAAAATTTAATGATTATTTTATATTTTTTTATGGGGGAAGCATACTGATTAGTATAGCTGTAGTATTAGGTATTATAAATAATCATACTAATCCTTCTTATAAAATAGCTTGGATCATAGCTATATTGTTATTTCCTATTTTTGGAGGACTGTTTTATATTTTTTGGGGAAGAAACAAGCTAAGCAAACGAGCAAAGCATAAGATGAAATCTATAGCAGATAGGACGAAAAAGGCATTGCCCCCTCAAGAATCAATTATAAGAGAGCTGGAGGAAGAAAATGAAATTGCTGCTAATCAGTCCCGATATATTCAAAACTATGGATATTATCCACCCTACCACAATACAGTGTCCGAATACCTTCCCATAGGAGAAATAAAATTTGAAAAACTAAAGGAAGAGCTAAGAAAAGCAGAACATTACATCTTTGTAGAGTACTTCATTATTGAGGAAGGTATTATGTGGGATAGCATACTTGATATTTTAGTAGAAAAGGCATCAAAGGGTGTAGATGTTCGTGTTATATACGATGACGCAGGCTGCTTGTTCACGCTACCCTATAGGTATAATAAAAAACTTGAAAAGATGGGAATTAAGTGCTGTGTGTTCAACCCTTTAGTTCCACTATTATCCCCCATGCTCAATAATAGGGATCATCGTAAAATTACAATCATTGATGGACATACGGGTTTTACAGGAGGGATTAACTTAGCAGATGAATATATAAACAAGTTTCAAAAGCACGGTCATTGGAAGGATTCTGCCATTATGCTCAAGGGTGAAGCTGTATGGAGTATGACGGTAATGTTTCTATCAATGTGGGATTATATTAGAGGGATAGCAGAAGATTTCCAGCAATTTAAGCCTATCACCTTACCACAGGTAAAATTAAGAAATGGACTTGGATATATTCAACCATTTTCAGATAGTCCATTAGATGAGGAAACCGTTGGAGAAATAGTTTATCTGAACTTAATTAATAAGGCAAGGAAATACGTATATATTACAACTCCCTATTTGATTATCGATAATGAAATGGTTACAGCTCTAACATCAGCGGCTAAGGGGGGCGTTGATATTCGCATAATTACTCCCCATTGTGCAGATAAATGGTATGTTCATGCAGTTACTAGATCTTATTATAGGGTTCTCATTGAAAGCGGAGTAAAAATCTATGAATACACCCCAGGATTCATCCATTCCAAAACCTATATATCAGATGATGAGTACGGTGTCGTTGGTACAATCAATATGGATTATAGGAGCCTATACCTACACTTTGAATGTGGTGTTTGGATGTATAATTGTAGTGGTGTTATGGAGATGAAAAAAGATTTTCTAGATACTTTGAAATTGTGCAGGAAAATTACTTTGGAGGATTTACAGAATGTTAAGTGGCATAAGGCTGTAGGGTCTTCTATTTTGAGGGTTTTTGCCCCATTAATGTAA
- a CDS encoding cyclic 2,3-diphosphoglycerate synthase: MDKKNVVIIGAAGRDFHNFNTYYRNNDNYRVVAFTAAQIPDIDNRKYPAELAGNLYPEGIPIYPEEKLSEIIKDLNVDECVFAYSDVNYSTVMGISAIVNAAGADFKLLGPNNTMIKSNKPVISVCAVRTGSGKSQTSRKVIELLMAQNLKVVAVRHPMPYGDLSEQKVQRFASLEDLKKHKCTVEEMEEYEPHITRGNIIYAGVDYEAILKQAELDLDGCDVILWDGGNNDFSFYKPDLAITVLDPHRPGHELSYYPGEVNLRAADVAIINKIDSASKEAVEKVESNIKKVNPNALIIKAESKITVDNPDIIKGKRVLVVEDGPTLTHGEMKIGAGVVAAQRLGAAELVDPRPYTVGKLTDTFKIYKDIGALLPAMGYGEQQLKDLEETINNTDCDSVIIGTPIDLTRIININKPTTRVHYDLDEVGSTNLTEVLNDFIKTHKL; this comes from the coding sequence ATGGATAAAAAGAATGTAGTAATTATAGGGGCAGCAGGAAGAGATTTTCATAATTTCAATACATATTATAGAAATAATGACAATTATAGAGTAGTGGCATTTACTGCAGCCCAAATACCAGATATAGATAATCGTAAATATCCAGCAGAGTTAGCTGGTAATTTATACCCAGAAGGAATTCCTATATATCCTGAAGAAAAATTATCAGAAATAATAAAGGATTTAAATGTAGATGAGTGCGTTTTTGCGTACAGTGATGTAAATTATTCGACTGTAATGGGTATAAGTGCAATCGTTAATGCAGCTGGTGCAGATTTCAAACTTTTAGGACCAAATAATACTATGATAAAAAGCAATAAACCTGTAATTTCTGTATGTGCAGTTAGAACTGGATCAGGGAAAAGTCAGACATCTAGAAAGGTTATAGAGCTACTTATGGCCCAAAACCTAAAGGTTGTTGCAGTTAGACATCCTATGCCATATGGCGATCTTTCAGAACAAAAAGTTCAAAGGTTTGCTTCGTTAGAAGATTTAAAGAAACATAAGTGTACTGTCGAGGAAATGGAAGAATATGAACCGCATATTACTCGAGGAAACATTATATATGCTGGTGTAGATTATGAAGCCATTTTAAAACAAGCTGAGCTAGATCTCGATGGTTGCGATGTAATTTTATGGGATGGTGGGAACAATGACTTTTCTTTCTACAAGCCAGATCTTGCCATAACAGTCCTAGACCCTCATCGGCCTGGCCATGAATTGAGTTACTATCCTGGAGAAGTTAATCTAAGAGCTGCGGATGTAGCAATCATTAATAAAATAGATAGTGCTAGTAAGGAAGCAGTAGAAAAAGTTGAGTCAAACATTAAAAAAGTTAACCCAAATGCCTTAATTATAAAGGCTGAATCAAAAATTACCGTGGATAATCCAGATATTATAAAAGGAAAGAGAGTTTTAGTTGTAGAGGATGGTCCTACTTTAACCCATGGAGAAATGAAAATAGGTGCTGGTGTAGTTGCAGCCCAACGTCTAGGGGCAGCAGAACTTGTCGATCCCCGCCCTTACACAGTAGGTAAATTAACTGATACATTTAAAATCTATAAAGATATTGGTGCTCTTTTACCTGCAATGGGCTATGGTGAACAACAATTAAAAGACCTAGAAGAGACAATAAATAATACGGATTGTGATTCTGTAATAATAGGGACGCCGATTGATTTAACAAGAATAATTAACATTAATAAACCTACTACAAGAGTACATTACGATTTAGATGAAGTGGGCAGCACAAACCTTACAGAAGTATTAAATGATTTTATTAAAACACATAAATTATAA
- a CDS encoding methyl-accepting chemotaxis protein, with the protein MGFFIERNKKTTLRKQWTKNIMMLIIVLFLGFGFFIYTAVNTVGQQMLTLSLNTMGRIASRELAQHNLEELIKEKNPEDSNYRNIEAILEEISSLTEDIVPHIYIFAKDQRDEWIYVVDASREEKLQIGMPFPYDNKEKELVYETATPHATSIEQDFFTQEAYVAAYIPIIQNDEVTAILGMDININVLLKLQMILLGILVGIMAISLLIIWGIVRFITMRQSRSIEGLLTKMKEIAELKGDFTKRVNIEENNEIGELAKCTNQILDTIQDLLLKVNENADYLVDTSKHFSKSFEEVNITFAEMNTTVENVTDRMIAQSEEASKMTKSTEGIHQAIQAIAEYSQKVTAEVIDTEINSQKGNEAVEKMKWQLEKVGTVVNETTEFMLRLGQYSTKINNIVDVITAISKQTNLLAVNASIEAARAGEHGKGFAVVAEEVKILAEESSKSASEIGKLLGDIQKGISNASKSMEELTQQKSASDLEMEEVITRFNHITTSIHKVSRMIGEVSASSQEINASIAILSDSMENLEKITQENTQSTKEVAISIDGEAKTIQNLLDGVSHMETKSHELNQRLSKLKLK; encoded by the coding sequence ATGGGTTTTTTTATTGAAAGGAACAAAAAGACAACTTTACGGAAGCAGTGGACAAAAAACATTATGATGCTAATCATTGTTTTGTTTTTAGGGTTTGGATTCTTTATTTATACCGCAGTAAATACAGTAGGGCAACAGATGCTGACACTGTCTTTAAACACTATGGGGAGAATTGCTTCTAGGGAATTAGCCCAACATAACCTAGAAGAATTGATCAAAGAAAAGAATCCAGAGGATTCCAACTATAGAAATATTGAAGCTATTTTAGAGGAAATTTCTAGCTTAACTGAAGATATAGTACCTCATATCTATATTTTTGCAAAAGACCAAAGGGATGAATGGATCTATGTTGTAGATGCATCTAGAGAAGAAAAATTGCAGATTGGCATGCCTTTTCCTTACGACAATAAAGAGAAGGAATTGGTCTATGAGACGGCTACTCCCCACGCTACGAGTATAGAGCAAGACTTTTTCACCCAAGAAGCCTATGTGGCAGCCTACATACCTATTATACAAAATGATGAAGTAACTGCTATTTTAGGAATGGATATCAATATAAATGTATTATTAAAGTTACAGATGATATTACTGGGTATTTTGGTAGGGATTATGGCAATTAGTTTGTTGATTATATGGGGCATTGTCCGCTTTATAACCATGAGACAAAGTCGTTCTATCGAGGGGCTATTAACCAAAATGAAGGAAATAGCAGAGCTTAAGGGAGACTTCACAAAGCGAGTTAATATTGAAGAAAACAATGAAATTGGTGAATTAGCTAAGTGTACCAATCAAATTTTGGATACAATACAAGATCTCTTATTAAAGGTAAATGAAAATGCCGATTATTTAGTAGATACCAGTAAACATTTTTCAAAGTCTTTTGAGGAGGTAAATATAACTTTTGCAGAAATGAACACTACCGTTGAAAATGTAACAGATAGAATGATAGCACAATCGGAGGAAGCATCAAAGATGACTAAATCTACTGAAGGAATCCATCAAGCTATCCAGGCAATTGCAGAGTACTCTCAAAAGGTAACAGCAGAAGTAATAGACACTGAAATCAATTCCCAAAAAGGAAACGAGGCTGTAGAAAAAATGAAATGGCAGCTTGAAAAGGTAGGGACAGTTGTAAATGAAACGACGGAATTTATGCTTAGATTAGGTCAATATTCAACAAAAATTAACAATATAGTTGACGTTATTACGGCCATCTCCAAACAAACAAATCTACTAGCCGTGAATGCTTCAATAGAGGCAGCTAGGGCAGGGGAGCATGGTAAGGGATTTGCCGTAGTTGCGGAGGAAGTAAAAATATTAGCAGAAGAATCTTCAAAATCAGCTAGTGAAATAGGTAAGCTTTTAGGAGATATACAAAAGGGAATTAGTAATGCCTCTAAATCCATGGAGGAACTTACCCAGCAAAAATCAGCAAGTGATCTAGAGATGGAAGAAGTGATCACAAGATTCAATCATATTACCACTTCAATACATAAGGTTTCAAGAATGATAGGGGAAGTATCGGCATCAAGTCAGGAAATTAATGCTAGCATAGCTATTCTCTCTGATAGCATGGAAAACCTAGAGAAGATTACACAGGAAAATACCCAATCGACAAAGGAAGTGGCTATAAGTATAGATGGGGAGGCAAAAACAATTCAAAATCTGTTGGATGGTGTCAGTCATATGGAGACAAAATCCCATGAATTAAATCAAAGGCTAAGTAAACTAAAGCTAAAATAA
- a CDS encoding alpha/beta fold hydrolase, whose translation MLKIFFICIAVIVAITIIAISIYAYTNMNYDKKPLLKTYEAGFEEKQIKLDDGTVLNYVEGPDNGPPLFLIHGQSMKWEDYARVLPDLAKYYHVYAIDCHGHGKSSHDSTKYTGVAMGKDFIWFIENVIGEAVVISGHSSGGILAAWVAANASELVLGLVLEDPPFFSVEPEEMQNTFVWYENMEVAHGFLNQSEVDDFVVYYLENSYMWGLFGDLRILLANSARKYREKNPGEPLKLRYVPYKWIHGTLYLDEFDLEFTETFYTGEWFEGLDQEETLSRIDVPTMYIKAETMYGKDGVLYAANSDEDAERVRNLIKGSKMITIKSGHDIHFEKPKEFVQIMVDFLNEVIMK comes from the coding sequence ATGTTGAAGATATTTTTTATATGTATAGCCGTCATTGTTGCGATTACCATAATTGCTATTAGTATTTATGCATATACCAATATGAACTATGATAAAAAGCCACTGCTAAAAACTTATGAGGCAGGCTTTGAGGAGAAGCAGATCAAGTTAGATGATGGAACAGTTTTAAATTATGTAGAAGGGCCAGATAATGGACCTCCTCTTTTCTTGATACACGGCCAGTCGATGAAGTGGGAGGATTACGCTAGGGTTTTACCTGACCTTGCTAAATATTATCACGTGTACGCAATTGATTGTCATGGACATGGAAAATCCAGTCATGATTCCACAAAGTACACAGGGGTAGCCATGGGGAAGGATTTTATATGGTTTATTGAAAATGTCATTGGAGAAGCAGTTGTGATATCGGGTCATTCTTCCGGTGGTATCTTAGCAGCCTGGGTTGCAGCAAATGCATCAGAACTTGTGTTGGGACTTGTTTTAGAGGATCCGCCATTTTTTAGCGTTGAGCCAGAGGAAATGCAAAATACCTTCGTATGGTATGAAAATATGGAGGTTGCCCATGGTTTTTTAAATCAATCAGAAGTAGATGACTTTGTAGTATACTATCTGGAAAACAGTTATATGTGGGGATTATTCGGAGATTTAAGGATACTGCTTGCAAACAGTGCTAGAAAATATAGAGAAAAGAATCCAGGTGAACCACTAAAGCTACGGTATGTGCCATATAAGTGGATTCATGGAACTCTATATCTGGATGAATTTGATTTGGAATTTACAGAGACCTTTTATACAGGTGAGTGGTTTGAGGGCCTTGATCAAGAAGAAACATTATCAAGAATTGATGTCCCCACCATGTATATTAAGGCAGAGACTATGTATGGAAAGGATGGAGTGCTATACGCTGCCAATAGTGATGAGGATGCAGAACGGGTTCGAAATCTTATTAAAGGTAGTAAGATGATAACAATAAAATCTGGTCATGATATTCATTTTGAAAAGCCTAAAGAATTTGTTCAAATAATGGTGGATTTTCTAAATGAAGTAATTATGAAATAA
- a CDS encoding YidC/Oxa1 family membrane protein insertase, with translation MNVIVQPLGALLRIIFQLTGSYGVAIIVFTVIVKLAMVPLTMKQTKSMKRMQELQPKIKEVQEKYKNNQEQMNIKVMELYKEYNVSPFGGCLPLLIQFPIIIGLFTVLRNPVDFGFSQEVVEAGFLWIPNLSQEDPWLLPLFAGLTTYLSSATMSTSGGKQDVTQAMMKYFMPVMIFWWGRSFPAGLTLYWGISNLFQIAQQLVINRPSLKLRGDVKQHSS, from the coding sequence TTGAACGTTATCGTACAACCCTTAGGTGCACTTTTAAGAATAATATTTCAGCTAACCGGTAGCTATGGTGTAGCTATCATAGTATTTACAGTTATCGTAAAGCTAGCAATGGTGCCTTTAACGATGAAACAAACAAAATCTATGAAAAGAATGCAGGAGCTTCAACCAAAGATTAAAGAAGTACAAGAAAAATATAAAAATAATCAAGAACAGATGAATATAAAAGTAATGGAACTGTATAAGGAATACAATGTTAGCCCTTTTGGAGGGTGTTTGCCTCTACTAATTCAGTTTCCTATTATTATTGGCTTATTTACCGTATTAAGAAACCCTGTAGATTTTGGATTTTCCCAGGAAGTAGTAGAGGCGGGTTTTTTATGGATACCAAATCTATCCCAAGAAGATCCTTGGTTACTACCCCTATTTGCAGGGCTAACCACCTACCTATCCAGTGCGACGATGTCAACTTCAGGAGGAAAACAAGATGTAACTCAAGCTATGATGAAATATTTCATGCCTGTTATGATTTTTTGGTGGGGAAGAAGCTTCCCTGCTGGTTTGACCCTATACTGGGGCATAAGCAATCTATTTCAAATAGCTCAACAGTTAGTTATCAATAGACCTTCCTTAAAACTAAGAGGAGATGTAAAACAGCATAGTTCATAA